The following are encoded together in the Oncorhynchus masou masou isolate Uvic2021 chromosome 5, UVic_Omas_1.1, whole genome shotgun sequence genome:
- the LOC135525779 gene encoding B-cell receptor CD22-like has translation MALRTTCTLTDNPTYIWYKNGQHLDESTSPSTKTQSPRQERTLTCITTCTLTDNPTYIWYKNGHKVKEDTSSLYSDSFSDADSYSCAVKGHEDLLSPAVCQKCWSVTYTHQKICALKGSTVDISCSYTYPSYHEIKQAFWFTKWSGLEAEDLSSVPGYEGHIEYLGDKESDCTLRITHLRLNDSAGFRFRFITSGGKFSGSPVSLTVTDVVLEMDPTSVSEGERVTLRCRTNCTLDPITAYSWYKNGQSIPNSNTYSPFYILFSVSSEDTGRYSCSVEGHEDLPSAEETLIVTYGPWNTSVSVSPSGELVEGSSVTLTCSSDANPPVDKYTWYKKNVASPKASGQSYSITNIISEDRGEYYCEAQNGRGSNNSTALMIIVAEKQTSVLTAAVGIIVIVLGVILASCLSGLMWFRKKVFKTTSDTRHTAGNGQGDSSPVYDNISGMAFTPTAAQTAATVDQDDVHYASDVHSRSKNQEVPLYSTVQLPQPQKEDEDVQYAALNFNLPSAATWSTVVQAAEEDPSVLYSTVNKPRTKKT, from the exons ATGGCCTTGAgaaccacctgtactctgactgacaaccccacctacatctggtacaagaacggacaacATCTAGATGAGAGCACCTCCCCCAGTACAAAGacccagtctcca AGGCAGGAaaggacactgacctgtatcaccacctgtactctgactgacaaccccacctacatctggtacaagaacggacacAAAGTAAAGGAGGACACTTCCAGCCTGTACTCAGACTCCTTTAGTGAtgcagacagttactcctgtgctgtaaaaggccatgaggatctcctctctcctgcagtgT GTcagaagtgttggagtgtgacttaCACCCATCAGAAGATCTGTgccttgaaggggtcaacagtggacatatcctgctcttacacatatcccagTTACCATGAGATCAAACAAGCTTTCTGGTTTACTaaatggtctggtctggaggcTGAAGATCTGAGCTCAGTGCCAGGGTATGAGGGTCATATAGAGTACCTTGGGGATAAGGAGAGTGACTGTACCCTGAGAATCACACACCTGAGATTGAATGACTCTGCAGGGTTCAGGTTCAGATTCATAACATCTGGAGGAAAGTTTTCTGGctcacctgtctctctgactgtcacAG ATGTTGTGTTGGAGATGGATCCTACATCTgtgtcagagggggagagagtcacACTGAGATGTAGAACCAACTGTACACTGGACCCCATCACAGCCTACAGTTGGTATAAGAATGGACAGTCTATACCAAACAGCAACACCTACTCTCCTTTCTATATCCTGTTCTCAGTCAGCAGTGAGGATACAGGCAGATACTCCTGTTCTGTAGAAGGACATGAGGATCTCCCCTCTGCTGAAGAGACTCTCATTGTCACAT ATGGTCCATGGAACacctcagtgtcagtcagtccctctggtgaactagtggagggcagttcagtgactctgacctgcagcagtgatgccaaccCACCTGTGGACAAATACACCTGGTACAAGAAGAACGTAGCCTCACCAAAAGCATCAGGACAGAGTTACAGCATCACTAACATCATctctgaggacagaggagaatattACTGTGAGGCCCAGAATGGAAGAGGATCTAATAACTCTACAGCTCTGATGATCATTGTAGCAG AGAAACAAACCTCAGTTCTAACTGCAGCTGTAGGAATCATAGTGATTGTTCTGGGTGTCATACTGGCTTCATGTCTCTCTGGACTCATGTGGTTCAG GAAGAAGGTCTTCAAAACCACCTCTGACACAAGACACACGGCAGGCAATGGACAG ggagACTCTAGTCCAGTGTATGACAACATCTCAGGCATGGCCTTCACCCCTACTGCAGCACAGACAGCGGCCACCGTCGACCAGGATGATGTTCACTATGCCAGTGATGTTCACTCTCGCTCCAAAAACCAGGAAGTGCCTCTCTACTCCACCGTCCAGCTGCCTCAACCCCAGAAAGAGGATGAGGATGTCCAGTACGCTGCTTTGAATTTCAACCTTCCCAGTGCTGCCACCTG GTCCACGGTGGTACAAGCAGCTGAGGAGGATccctctgttctctacagtacagtcaacaaacccagaaccaagaagacgtGA
- the LOC135531991 gene encoding sialoadhesin-like isoform X1, giving the protein MLMSLINRKDSSASTTCVLTAFIMFQHFRFSLTTRQLTHCTRPLLFTSLYCRVGDATMALRTAGSVLVVFLWSVTVVLGQDGWSVTYTTQSICTLKGSTVELTCSYTYPRGKVTTTLWFTKMEAGIEPEDLGQDTEYSGRLEYHGDKKKDCTLRITDLRERDSATYKFRFLTDQEGGKYSGSPGVSLSVTGLQVKVTGGHQDKTLTCSTTCTLTDNPIYIWYKNGQHLDESTSPQYKDPVSSNYEDSYSCAVKGHEDLHSPAVCVQGQRCNRVIYTKRRICVLKGSTVDISCTYGGYYYTTSSFWFRSDKSTPEDLTRDPGYEGRVEYTGTYRGPFTLRITDLREDDSAEYRFTFKTDNFEWGHSFPGTTLSVTGLQVKVTPAAEGQKTLTCITTCTLTDNPTYIWYKNGQHLDESTSPQYKDSVSSNYEDSYSCAVKGHEDLHSPAVCVVGESCMNVTYTHQSICALKGSTVDISCFYTHPSWHNVTEVSWFNKWESGVTKDLSLNPEYADRVEYHRQTEKDSTLRITDLRESDSTEYKFRFTTDEARWGYSFPGTTLTVTGSQVEVTPRWRSESKTLSCSTTCTLSNPNTIYIWYKNGQHLDESTSPQYKDSVSSNYKDSYSCAVKGHEDLRSPAVCVQGQRCNRVTYTKRRICVLKGSTVDISCTYVGYYSTTSTFWFRSDKSTPEDLTTDPGFAGRVKYTGTYRGPFTLRITDLREEDSAEYRFTFKTDNFEWGHSFPGTTLSVAGLQVKVTPAAEGQKTLTCITTCTLTDNPTYIWYKNGQRVDEPTSQQYSSNTLVVLGHSVDSYSCAVEHHEDLHSPAVYAPKNTSVSVSPSGEIVEGSSVTLTCSSDANPPVDKYTWYKKNGASLKGSENTFLITNINFEDRGEYYCEAESIYGSLNSSSVSVDIQYGPKNTSVLTTAVGIIVVVLVLILCFSGFMWFRKRASNSPSVTRDTADDGQGDSSPVYDNISGMAMNPTAAQTADTDNQDDVHYASVHFSGSKNQEVLLYSTVQVPQPQKEDEDVQYAALNFNLPSAATRPAAAQAAEEDSSVLYSTVNKP; this is encoded by the exons ATGTTAATGTCTTTAATAAACAGGAAGGACAGTTCTGCATCCACTACTTGTGTTCTGACTGCTTTTATAATGTTTCAACACTTCAGGTTTTCACTCACTACCAGACAGTTGACTCACTGTACAAGACCTCTCCTCTTCACTTCACTCT actgcagggtgggagatgcaacaatggccttgagaacagcaggaagtgtgttggtggtctttctctggtctgtgaCAG TGGTACTGGGTCAGGATGGCTGGAGTGTGACTTACACCACTCAGAGTATCTGTaccttgaaggggtcaacagtggagCTGACCTGCTCTTATACATATCCCAGAGGTAAAGTCACAACAACCCTCTGGTTCACTAAAATGGAGGCTGGTATAGAACCTGAAGATCTAGGTCAGGACACAGAGTATTCAGGTCGTCTGGAGTATCATGGAGATAAGAAGAAAGACTgtaccctgagaatcacagacctgagagagagagactcagctaCGTACAAGTTCAGATTTCTAACGGATCAGGAAGGAGGGAAATATTCTGGAAGTCCtggagtctctctgtctgtcacag GTCTTCAGGTGAAGGTGACTGGTGGACATCAGGATAagacactgacctgtagcaccacctgtactctgactgacaaccccatctacatctggtacaagaacggacaacATCTAGATGAGAGCACCTCCCCCCAGTACAAAGacccagtctccagtaactatgaagacagttactcctgtgccGTAAAAGGCCATGAGGATCTCCACTCTCCTGCAGTTT GTGTTCAGGGTCAGAGATGCAACAGAGTGATTTACACCAAGAGGAGAATCTGTgtcttgaaggggtcaacagtggacatATCCTGTACTTATGGTGGTTATTATTACACCACATCATCATTCTGGTTTAGAAGTGATAAGTCGACCCCTGAAGACCTAACCAGAGACCCAGGGTATGAAGGTCGTGTGGAGTACACTGGAACATACAGAGGTCCCTtcaccctgagaatcacagatcTGAGAGAGGACGACTCAGCTGAGTATCGCTTCACTTTTAAAACAGACAACTTTGAATGGGGTCATAGTTTCCCAGGAACaactctgtctgtcacag GTctgcaggtgaaggtgactcctgctgcagagggacagaagacactgacctgtatcaccacctgtactctgactgacaaccccacctacatctggtacaagaacggacaacATCTAGATGAGAGCACCTCCCCCCAGTACAAAGACTCAGTCTCCAGCAACTAtgaagacagttactcctgtgctgtaaaaggccatgaggatctccactctcctgcagtgt GTGTTGTGGGTGAGAGCTGTATGAATGTGACTTACACCCATCAGAGTATCTGTGCTTTGAAAGGGTCAACAGTGGACATATCCTGCTTTTACACACATCCCAGTTGGCATAACGTCACAGAAGTGTCCTGGTTCAACAAATGGGAGTCTGGTGTCACTAAAGACCTCAGCCTGAACCCAGAGTATGCAGATCGTGTGGAATACCATCGACAAACAGAGAAGGACTccaccctgagaatcacagacctgagagagagtgaCTCAACTGAGTACAAGTTCAGATTTACAACTGATGAGGCAAGATGGGGGTACAGCTTCCCTGGAACAACTCTGACTGTCACAG GTTCTCAGGTGGAGGTGACTCCTAGATGGAGATCAGAGTCAAAGACACTGTCCTgtagcaccacctgtactctgagtaACCCCAACACCATCTAtatctggtacaagaacggacaacATCTAGATGAGAGCACCTCCCCCCAGTACAAAGACTCAGTCTCCAGTAACTAtaaagacagttactcctgtgctgtaaaaggccatgaggatctccgctctcctgcagtgt GTGTTCAGGGTCAGAGATGCAACAGAGTGACTTACACCAAGAGGAGAATCTGTgtcttgaaggggtcaacagtggacatATCCTGTACTTATGTTGGTTATTATTCCACCACATCAACATTCTGGTTTAGAAGTGATAAGTCGACCCCTGAAGACCTAACCACAGACCCAGGGTTTGCAGGTCGTGTGAAGTACACTGGAACATACAGAGGTCCCTtcaccctgagaatcacagatcTGAGAGAGGAGGACTCAGCTGAGTATCGCTTCACTTTTAAAACAGACAACTTTGAATGGGGTCATAGTTTCCCAGGAACAACTCTGTCTGTCGCAG GTctgcaggtgaaggtgactcctgctgcagagggacagaagacactgacctgtatcaccacctgtactctgactgacaaccccacctacatctggtacaagaacggacaacGTGTAGATGAGCCCACTTCCCAACAATACTCTAGTAATACCCTAGTAGTGTTGGGTCATTCTGTGgacagttactcctgtgctgtagAACACCATGAGGACCTCCACTCTCCTGCAGTGT ATGCTCCAAAGAACacctcagtgtcagtcagtccctctggtgaaatagtggagggcagttcagtgactctgacctgcagcagtgatgccaaccCACCTGTGGACAAATACACCTGGTACAAGAAGAATGGAGCTTCACTGAAGGGATCTGAAAACACCTTCCTCATCACCAACATTAACtttgaggacagaggagaatacTACTGTGAGGCTGAGAGTATATATGGGAGTCTCAACTCTTCTTCTGTGTCTGTGGACATTCAGT ATGGCCCAAAGAACACCTCAGTTCTGACTACAGCTGTAGGAATCATAGTGGTTGTTCTGGTTCTCATCCTCTGTTTCTCCGGCTTCatgtggttcag GAAGAGGGCCTCCAATTCTCCCTCTGTCACAAGAGACACAGCAGACGATggacag ggagACTCTAGTCCAGTGTATGACAACATCTCAGGCATGGCAATGAACCCTACTGCAGCACAGACAGCTGACACAGACAACCAGGATGATGTTCACTACGCCAGCGTCCACTTCTCTGGCTCCAAAAACCAGGAAGTGCTTCTGTACTCCACCGTTCAGGTGCCTCAACCCCAGAAAGAGGATGAGGATGTCCAGTACGCTGCTCTGAATTTCAACCTCCCCAGTGCTGCCACCCG ACCTGCAGCAGCACAAGCAGCTGAGGAGGACTCCTctgttctatacagtacagtcaacaaaccctga
- the LOC135531991 gene encoding sialoadhesin-like isoform X3 encodes MALRTAGSVLVVFLWSVTVVLGQDGWSVTYTTQSICTLKGSTVELTCSYTYPRGKVTTTLWFTKMEAGIEPEDLGQDTEYSGRLEYHGDKKKDCTLRITDLRERDSATYKFRFLTDQEGGKYSGSPGVSLSVTGLQVKVTGGHQDKTLTCSTTCTLTDNPIYIWYKNGQHLDESTSPQYKDPVSSNYEDSYSCAVKGHEDLHSPAVCVQGQRCNRVIYTKRRICVLKGSTVDISCTYGGYYYTTSSFWFRSDKSTPEDLTRDPGYEGRVEYTGTYRGPFTLRITDLREDDSAEYRFTFKTDNFEWGHSFPGTTLSVTGLQVKVTPAAEGQKTLTCITTCTLTDNPTYIWYKNGQHLDESTSPQYKDSVSSNYEDSYSCAVKGHEDLHSPAVCVVGESCMNVTYTHQSICALKGSTVDISCFYTHPSWHNVTEVSWFNKWESGVTKDLSLNPEYADRVEYHRQTEKDSTLRITDLRESDSTEYKFRFTTDEARWGYSFPGTTLTVTGSQVEVTPRWRSESKTLSCSTTCTLSNPNTIYIWYKNGQHLDESTSPQYKDSVSSNYKDSYSCAVKGHEDLRSPAVCVQGQRCNRVTYTKRRICVLKGSTVDISCTYVGYYSTTSTFWFRSDKSTPEDLTTDPGFAGRVKYTGTYRGPFTLRITDLREEDSAEYRFTFKTDNFEWGHSFPGTTLSVAGLQVKVTPAAEGQKTLTCITTCTLTDNPTYIWYKNGQRVDEPTSQQYSSNTLVVLGHSVDSYSCAVEHHEDLHSPAVYAPKNTSVSVSPSGEIVEGSSVTLTCSSDANPPVDKYTWYKKNGASLKGSENTFLITNINFEDRGEYYCEAESIYGSLNSSSVSVDIQYGPKNTSVLTTAVGIIVVVLVLILCFSGFMWFRKRASNSPSVTRDTADDGQGDSSPVYDNISGMAMNPTAAQTADTDNQDDVHYASVHFSGSKNQEVLLYSTVQVPQPQKEDEDVQYAALNFNLPSAATRPAAAQAAEEDSSVLYSTVNKP; translated from the exons atggccttgagaacagcaggaagtgtgttggtggtctttctctggtctgtgaCAG TGGTACTGGGTCAGGATGGCTGGAGTGTGACTTACACCACTCAGAGTATCTGTaccttgaaggggtcaacagtggagCTGACCTGCTCTTATACATATCCCAGAGGTAAAGTCACAACAACCCTCTGGTTCACTAAAATGGAGGCTGGTATAGAACCTGAAGATCTAGGTCAGGACACAGAGTATTCAGGTCGTCTGGAGTATCATGGAGATAAGAAGAAAGACTgtaccctgagaatcacagacctgagagagagagactcagctaCGTACAAGTTCAGATTTCTAACGGATCAGGAAGGAGGGAAATATTCTGGAAGTCCtggagtctctctgtctgtcacag GTCTTCAGGTGAAGGTGACTGGTGGACATCAGGATAagacactgacctgtagcaccacctgtactctgactgacaaccccatctacatctggtacaagaacggacaacATCTAGATGAGAGCACCTCCCCCCAGTACAAAGacccagtctccagtaactatgaagacagttactcctgtgccGTAAAAGGCCATGAGGATCTCCACTCTCCTGCAGTTT GTGTTCAGGGTCAGAGATGCAACAGAGTGATTTACACCAAGAGGAGAATCTGTgtcttgaaggggtcaacagtggacatATCCTGTACTTATGGTGGTTATTATTACACCACATCATCATTCTGGTTTAGAAGTGATAAGTCGACCCCTGAAGACCTAACCAGAGACCCAGGGTATGAAGGTCGTGTGGAGTACACTGGAACATACAGAGGTCCCTtcaccctgagaatcacagatcTGAGAGAGGACGACTCAGCTGAGTATCGCTTCACTTTTAAAACAGACAACTTTGAATGGGGTCATAGTTTCCCAGGAACaactctgtctgtcacag GTctgcaggtgaaggtgactcctgctgcagagggacagaagacactgacctgtatcaccacctgtactctgactgacaaccccacctacatctggtacaagaacggacaacATCTAGATGAGAGCACCTCCCCCCAGTACAAAGACTCAGTCTCCAGCAACTAtgaagacagttactcctgtgctgtaaaaggccatgaggatctccactctcctgcagtgt GTGTTGTGGGTGAGAGCTGTATGAATGTGACTTACACCCATCAGAGTATCTGTGCTTTGAAAGGGTCAACAGTGGACATATCCTGCTTTTACACACATCCCAGTTGGCATAACGTCACAGAAGTGTCCTGGTTCAACAAATGGGAGTCTGGTGTCACTAAAGACCTCAGCCTGAACCCAGAGTATGCAGATCGTGTGGAATACCATCGACAAACAGAGAAGGACTccaccctgagaatcacagacctgagagagagtgaCTCAACTGAGTACAAGTTCAGATTTACAACTGATGAGGCAAGATGGGGGTACAGCTTCCCTGGAACAACTCTGACTGTCACAG GTTCTCAGGTGGAGGTGACTCCTAGATGGAGATCAGAGTCAAAGACACTGTCCTgtagcaccacctgtactctgagtaACCCCAACACCATCTAtatctggtacaagaacggacaacATCTAGATGAGAGCACCTCCCCCCAGTACAAAGACTCAGTCTCCAGTAACTAtaaagacagttactcctgtgctgtaaaaggccatgaggatctccgctctcctgcagtgt GTGTTCAGGGTCAGAGATGCAACAGAGTGACTTACACCAAGAGGAGAATCTGTgtcttgaaggggtcaacagtggacatATCCTGTACTTATGTTGGTTATTATTCCACCACATCAACATTCTGGTTTAGAAGTGATAAGTCGACCCCTGAAGACCTAACCACAGACCCAGGGTTTGCAGGTCGTGTGAAGTACACTGGAACATACAGAGGTCCCTtcaccctgagaatcacagatcTGAGAGAGGAGGACTCAGCTGAGTATCGCTTCACTTTTAAAACAGACAACTTTGAATGGGGTCATAGTTTCCCAGGAACAACTCTGTCTGTCGCAG GTctgcaggtgaaggtgactcctgctgcagagggacagaagacactgacctgtatcaccacctgtactctgactgacaaccccacctacatctggtacaagaacggacaacGTGTAGATGAGCCCACTTCCCAACAATACTCTAGTAATACCCTAGTAGTGTTGGGTCATTCTGTGgacagttactcctgtgctgtagAACACCATGAGGACCTCCACTCTCCTGCAGTGT ATGCTCCAAAGAACacctcagtgtcagtcagtccctctggtgaaatagtggagggcagttcagtgactctgacctgcagcagtgatgccaaccCACCTGTGGACAAATACACCTGGTACAAGAAGAATGGAGCTTCACTGAAGGGATCTGAAAACACCTTCCTCATCACCAACATTAACtttgaggacagaggagaatacTACTGTGAGGCTGAGAGTATATATGGGAGTCTCAACTCTTCTTCTGTGTCTGTGGACATTCAGT ATGGCCCAAAGAACACCTCAGTTCTGACTACAGCTGTAGGAATCATAGTGGTTGTTCTGGTTCTCATCCTCTGTTTCTCCGGCTTCatgtggttcag GAAGAGGGCCTCCAATTCTCCCTCTGTCACAAGAGACACAGCAGACGATggacag ggagACTCTAGTCCAGTGTATGACAACATCTCAGGCATGGCAATGAACCCTACTGCAGCACAGACAGCTGACACAGACAACCAGGATGATGTTCACTACGCCAGCGTCCACTTCTCTGGCTCCAAAAACCAGGAAGTGCTTCTGTACTCCACCGTTCAGGTGCCTCAACCCCAGAAAGAGGATGAGGATGTCCAGTACGCTGCTCTGAATTTCAACCTCCCCAGTGCTGCCACCCG ACCTGCAGCAGCACAAGCAGCTGAGGAGGACTCCTctgttctatacagtacagtcaacaaaccctga
- the LOC135531991 gene encoding sialoadhesin-like isoform X2 has product MLMSLINRKDSSASTTCVLTAFIMFQHFRFSLTTRQLTHCTRPLLFTSLYCRVGDATMALRTAGSVLVVFLWSVTVVLGQDGWSVTYTTQSICTLKGSTVELTCSYTYPRGKVTTTLWFTKMEAGIEPEDLGQDTEYSGRLEYHGDKKKDCTLRITDLRERDSATYKFRFLTDQEGGKYSGSPGVSLSVTGLQVKVTGGHQDKTLTCSTTCTLTDNPIYIWYKNGQHLDESTSPQYKDPVSSNYEDSYSCAVKGHEDLHSPAVCVQGQRCNRVIYTKRRICVLKGSTVDISCTYGGYYYTTSSFWFRSDKSTPEDLTRDPGYEGRVEYTGTYRGPFTLRITDLREDDSAEYRFTFKTDNFEWGHSFPGTTLSVTGLQVKVTPAAEGQKTLTCITTCTLTDNPTYIWYKNGQHLDESTSPQYKDSVSSNYEDSYSCAVKGHEDLHSPAVCVVGESCMNVTYTHQSICALKGSTVDISCFYTHPSWHNVTEVSWFNKWESGVTKDLSLNPEYADRVEYHRQTEKDSTLRITDLRESDSTEYKFRFTTDEARWGYSFPGTTLTVTGSQVEVTPRWRSESKTLSCSTTCTLSNPNTIYIWYKNGQHLDESTSPQYKDSVSSNYKDSYSCAVKGHEDLRSPAVCVQGQRCNRVTYTKRRICVLKGSTVDISCTYVGYYSTTSTFWFRSDKSTPEDLTTDPGFAGRVKYTGTYRGPFTLRITDLREEDSAEYRFTFKTDNFEWGHSFPGTTLSVAGLQVKVTPAAEGQKTLTCITTCTLTDNPTYIWYKNGQRVDEPTSQQYSSNTLVVLGHSVDSYSCAVEHHEDLHSPAVYAPKNTSVSVSPSGEIVEGSSVTLTCSSDANPPVDKYTWYKKNGASLKGSENTFLITNINFEDRGEYYYGPKNTSVLTTAVGIIVVVLVLILCFSGFMWFRKRASNSPSVTRDTADDGQGDSSPVYDNISGMAMNPTAAQTADTDNQDDVHYASVHFSGSKNQEVLLYSTVQVPQPQKEDEDVQYAALNFNLPSAATRPAAAQAAEEDSSVLYSTVNKP; this is encoded by the exons ATGTTAATGTCTTTAATAAACAGGAAGGACAGTTCTGCATCCACTACTTGTGTTCTGACTGCTTTTATAATGTTTCAACACTTCAGGTTTTCACTCACTACCAGACAGTTGACTCACTGTACAAGACCTCTCCTCTTCACTTCACTCT actgcagggtgggagatgcaacaatggccttgagaacagcaggaagtgtgttggtggtctttctctggtctgtgaCAG TGGTACTGGGTCAGGATGGCTGGAGTGTGACTTACACCACTCAGAGTATCTGTaccttgaaggggtcaacagtggagCTGACCTGCTCTTATACATATCCCAGAGGTAAAGTCACAACAACCCTCTGGTTCACTAAAATGGAGGCTGGTATAGAACCTGAAGATCTAGGTCAGGACACAGAGTATTCAGGTCGTCTGGAGTATCATGGAGATAAGAAGAAAGACTgtaccctgagaatcacagacctgagagagagagactcagctaCGTACAAGTTCAGATTTCTAACGGATCAGGAAGGAGGGAAATATTCTGGAAGTCCtggagtctctctgtctgtcacag GTCTTCAGGTGAAGGTGACTGGTGGACATCAGGATAagacactgacctgtagcaccacctgtactctgactgacaaccccatctacatctggtacaagaacggacaacATCTAGATGAGAGCACCTCCCCCCAGTACAAAGacccagtctccagtaactatgaagacagttactcctgtgccGTAAAAGGCCATGAGGATCTCCACTCTCCTGCAGTTT GTGTTCAGGGTCAGAGATGCAACAGAGTGATTTACACCAAGAGGAGAATCTGTgtcttgaaggggtcaacagtggacatATCCTGTACTTATGGTGGTTATTATTACACCACATCATCATTCTGGTTTAGAAGTGATAAGTCGACCCCTGAAGACCTAACCAGAGACCCAGGGTATGAAGGTCGTGTGGAGTACACTGGAACATACAGAGGTCCCTtcaccctgagaatcacagatcTGAGAGAGGACGACTCAGCTGAGTATCGCTTCACTTTTAAAACAGACAACTTTGAATGGGGTCATAGTTTCCCAGGAACaactctgtctgtcacag GTctgcaggtgaaggtgactcctgctgcagagggacagaagacactgacctgtatcaccacctgtactctgactgacaaccccacctacatctggtacaagaacggacaacATCTAGATGAGAGCACCTCCCCCCAGTACAAAGACTCAGTCTCCAGCAACTAtgaagacagttactcctgtgctgtaaaaggccatgaggatctccactctcctgcagtgt GTGTTGTGGGTGAGAGCTGTATGAATGTGACTTACACCCATCAGAGTATCTGTGCTTTGAAAGGGTCAACAGTGGACATATCCTGCTTTTACACACATCCCAGTTGGCATAACGTCACAGAAGTGTCCTGGTTCAACAAATGGGAGTCTGGTGTCACTAAAGACCTCAGCCTGAACCCAGAGTATGCAGATCGTGTGGAATACCATCGACAAACAGAGAAGGACTccaccctgagaatcacagacctgagagagagtgaCTCAACTGAGTACAAGTTCAGATTTACAACTGATGAGGCAAGATGGGGGTACAGCTTCCCTGGAACAACTCTGACTGTCACAG GTTCTCAGGTGGAGGTGACTCCTAGATGGAGATCAGAGTCAAAGACACTGTCCTgtagcaccacctgtactctgagtaACCCCAACACCATCTAtatctggtacaagaacggacaacATCTAGATGAGAGCACCTCCCCCCAGTACAAAGACTCAGTCTCCAGTAACTAtaaagacagttactcctgtgctgtaaaaggccatgaggatctccgctctcctgcagtgt GTGTTCAGGGTCAGAGATGCAACAGAGTGACTTACACCAAGAGGAGAATCTGTgtcttgaaggggtcaacagtggacatATCCTGTACTTATGTTGGTTATTATTCCACCACATCAACATTCTGGTTTAGAAGTGATAAGTCGACCCCTGAAGACCTAACCACAGACCCAGGGTTTGCAGGTCGTGTGAAGTACACTGGAACATACAGAGGTCCCTtcaccctgagaatcacagatcTGAGAGAGGAGGACTCAGCTGAGTATCGCTTCACTTTTAAAACAGACAACTTTGAATGGGGTCATAGTTTCCCAGGAACAACTCTGTCTGTCGCAG GTctgcaggtgaaggtgactcctgctgcagagggacagaagacactgacctgtatcaccacctgtactctgactgacaaccccacctacatctggtacaagaacggacaacGTGTAGATGAGCCCACTTCCCAACAATACTCTAGTAATACCCTAGTAGTGTTGGGTCATTCTGTGgacagttactcctgtgctgtagAACACCATGAGGACCTCCACTCTCCTGCAGTGT ATGCTCCAAAGAACacctcagtgtcagtcagtccctctggtgaaatagtggagggcagttcagtgactctgacctgcagcagtgatgccaaccCACCTGTGGACAAATACACCTGGTACAAGAAGAATGGAGCTTCACTGAAGGGATCTGAAAACACCTTCCTCATCACCAACATTAACtttgaggacagaggagaatacTACT ATGGCCCAAAGAACACCTCAGTTCTGACTACAGCTGTAGGAATCATAGTGGTTGTTCTGGTTCTCATCCTCTGTTTCTCCGGCTTCatgtggttcag GAAGAGGGCCTCCAATTCTCCCTCTGTCACAAGAGACACAGCAGACGATggacag ggagACTCTAGTCCAGTGTATGACAACATCTCAGGCATGGCAATGAACCCTACTGCAGCACAGACAGCTGACACAGACAACCAGGATGATGTTCACTACGCCAGCGTCCACTTCTCTGGCTCCAAAAACCAGGAAGTGCTTCTGTACTCCACCGTTCAGGTGCCTCAACCCCAGAAAGAGGATGAGGATGTCCAGTACGCTGCTCTGAATTTCAACCTCCCCAGTGCTGCCACCCG ACCTGCAGCAGCACAAGCAGCTGAGGAGGACTCCTctgttctatacagtacagtcaacaaaccctga